The Burkholderia pyrrocinia genome includes a region encoding these proteins:
- a CDS encoding HlyD family secretion protein, which yields MDTTQTAVSREAATVEQLAKQRRRVPWMRIAVGAVVVVVVAAVLDWLFVLRFQESTDDAYVGGDVTVLAPKVNGFVDRILVTDNQRVKAGDVLVRLDARDYDAKLAQASAEVDSARSAVTELEAKQQLQYAVIGQHAADKNASSAELTRAASDRVRYRELVKSDAVSNQIVERADADYSKAGASVERSDAALLASKRQLDVLGAQLADARARVNTALAAQRVAALNVEYTTIRSPVDGYVGNRTGRVGMLANVGVPLLTVVPASGLWIDANFKEDQLRKMRAGDRVDVSLDASSTRLQGRVDSVAPATGATFSVLPPENATGNFTKIVQRVPVRVHLDPQPGIEHVLRPGLSAVVTVHTDHAN from the coding sequence ATGGATACGACCCAAACCGCGGTTTCCCGCGAAGCCGCCACAGTCGAACAGCTCGCGAAGCAGCGCCGCCGCGTGCCGTGGATGCGGATCGCGGTGGGCGCCGTCGTCGTCGTGGTCGTCGCGGCCGTGCTCGACTGGCTGTTCGTGCTGCGCTTCCAGGAGAGCACCGACGATGCGTACGTCGGCGGCGACGTCACGGTGCTCGCCCCGAAGGTCAACGGCTTCGTCGACCGGATTCTCGTGACCGACAACCAGCGCGTGAAGGCAGGCGACGTGCTCGTCCGGCTCGATGCGCGCGACTACGATGCGAAGCTCGCGCAGGCCAGCGCCGAAGTCGACAGCGCGCGCTCCGCCGTGACCGAACTCGAAGCGAAGCAGCAACTGCAATACGCGGTGATCGGCCAGCACGCGGCCGACAAGAACGCATCGTCGGCCGAGTTGACGCGTGCCGCATCGGACCGCGTGCGTTACCGCGAGCTCGTGAAATCCGACGCCGTGTCGAACCAGATCGTCGAACGCGCGGACGCCGATTATTCGAAGGCTGGTGCGTCCGTCGAACGCAGCGACGCCGCGCTGCTCGCCTCGAAGCGACAGCTCGACGTGCTCGGCGCGCAGCTCGCCGACGCGCGGGCCCGCGTGAACACCGCGCTCGCCGCGCAACGCGTTGCGGCGCTCAACGTCGAATACACGACGATCCGCTCGCCGGTCGACGGCTACGTGGGCAACCGCACCGGCCGCGTCGGGATGCTCGCGAACGTCGGCGTGCCGCTGCTGACGGTCGTGCCCGCGTCGGGGCTGTGGATCGACGCGAACTTCAAGGAAGACCAACTGCGCAAGATGCGCGCGGGCGATCGCGTCGACGTGTCGCTCGATGCGTCGAGCACGCGCCTGCAAGGCCGCGTCGACAGCGTCGCGCCCGCGACCGGCGCGACCTTCAGCGTGCTGCCCCCCGAGAACGCGACCGGCAACTTCACGAAGATCGTCCAGCGCGTGCCCGTGCGCGTGCATCTCGATCCGCAGCCGGGCATCGAGCACGTGCTGCGCCCCGGCCTGTCCGCGGTCGTGACCGTGCATACCGACCACGCGAACTGA
- a CDS encoding LysR family transcriptional regulator, translating to MDYIDKLRIFRSVVEMRSFTRAADMHGLARPVVSRAVADLEARFGSRLLHRTTRQVSLTETAERIYERCAAVLDELDALEVEAQTQTREPEGLLRLVAHTTAALNRLVPLIAGFKAAHPKVRLDVTLTERPVDLVGEGYDLGIVVPYMLTSESTVVRLVERIPVVIVATPAYLRAHQRPVAPADLADHAFVPISPSLRRPALSFRVDGDLLTVPFRFDISSNSPVFNREMVMHDFGIGVVPKTLVEAELASGALVQLLEGADLVDAFVEIKLAYANRALLPAKVKAFIDYTAAYCDREGWIVPAAA from the coding sequence ATGGACTACATCGACAAGCTGCGGATTTTCCGGTCGGTGGTGGAAATGCGCAGCTTCACGCGCGCCGCCGACATGCACGGGCTCGCCCGCCCTGTCGTGTCGCGCGCGGTGGCGGATCTCGAGGCGCGCTTCGGCAGCCGGCTGCTGCATCGGACCACGCGCCAGGTGTCGCTGACCGAGACGGCCGAGCGCATTTACGAGCGCTGCGCGGCCGTGCTGGACGAACTCGACGCGCTCGAAGTGGAAGCGCAAACGCAGACGCGCGAGCCCGAAGGCCTGCTGCGCCTCGTCGCGCATACGACGGCCGCGCTGAACCGGCTCGTGCCGCTGATCGCCGGCTTCAAGGCCGCGCACCCGAAGGTGCGCCTCGACGTCACGCTGACCGAGCGCCCGGTCGATCTCGTCGGCGAAGGCTACGACCTCGGCATCGTCGTGCCGTACATGCTGACGAGCGAATCGACTGTCGTGCGGCTGGTCGAGCGCATTCCGGTCGTGATCGTCGCGACGCCCGCGTATCTGCGCGCACATCAGCGCCCCGTCGCGCCGGCCGACCTCGCCGACCATGCGTTCGTGCCGATATCGCCGTCGCTGCGCCGGCCCGCACTGTCGTTCCGCGTCGACGGCGACCTGCTGACCGTGCCGTTCCGTTTCGACATCTCGTCGAACAGCCCCGTCTTCAACCGCGAAATGGTGATGCACGACTTCGGCATCGGCGTCGTGCCGAAAACGCTCGTCGAAGCCGAACTCGCATCGGGCGCGCTCGTGCAGTTGCTCGAAGGCGCCGATCTCGTCGACGCATTCGTCGAGATCAAGCTCGCGTACGCGAACCGCGCGCTGCTGCCCGCGAAGGTCAAGGCGTTCATCGACTACACGGCCGCCTATTGCGACCGCGAAGGCTGGATCGTGCCGGCGGCGGCCTGA
- a CDS encoding MarR family winged helix-turn-helix transcriptional regulator — MHKTTLTDDDCFAVRQAARRISQFYERYLSRAGVTASQYSILALLRDRPGLTMATLSAVLVIERTALLRALKPLVGAALVAGRIEPPHRRQTFALTAHGETKIADAHAHWLAAQQAFEQRFGSQQAARLRDELFRITHNLPER; from the coding sequence ATGCACAAGACCACGCTCACCGACGACGATTGCTTCGCGGTCCGGCAAGCCGCCCGCCGGATCTCGCAGTTCTACGAGCGTTACCTGTCGCGGGCGGGCGTGACGGCGTCGCAGTACAGCATCCTCGCGCTGCTGCGCGATCGGCCGGGCCTGACGATGGCGACGCTGTCGGCCGTGCTCGTGATCGAACGCACCGCGCTGCTGCGCGCGCTCAAACCGCTCGTCGGTGCGGCGCTGGTGGCGGGCCGGATCGAGCCACCGCACCGCCGCCAGACGTTCGCGCTGACCGCGCATGGCGAAACGAAGATCGCCGACGCGCACGCACACTGGCTCGCCGCACAGCAAGCGTTCGAGCAGCGGTTCGGGTCGCAACAGGCCGCCCGACTCAGAGACGAGTTGTTCCGGATCACGCACAACCTGCCGGAACGCTAA
- a CDS encoding DHA2 family efflux MFS transporter permease subunit: protein MTTAFSGDPASQPTRQRVFAFALMCVGFFMATLDIQIVASSLRDIGGGLSASQDELSWVQTAYLIAEIIVIPMSGWLSKVMSTRWLFVASAVGFTITSMLCGLAWDINSMILFRGLQGALGAAMIPTVFTTAFVLFPGKQRLIASTTIGALASLAPAIGPVIGGWITDQWSWHWLFYLNLVPGIAVAALVPRYVHIDEPDLSLIKRGDYLGIVLMSGFLGCLEYVLEEGPRKNWFGDDAIVICAWISGICGFLFIVHALTAEDPIVDLRALAVRNFGIGSLLSFVTGVGIFVTVFLTPLFLAQVRALNSLQIGIALLSVGVFQLVALCAYAFAARYVSMRALLVFGLICFGLGCYLYTPITHDWGWRELLLPQALRGIGQQFSIPPIVTMALGSLPQSRLKSASGLFNLMRNLGGAIGIAVSATMLNDRLNFHYLRLNEHVSAGEPQVASLLDHQAAYWTSVAGNTLNTAQAGLANLHRLIYREALTLTYADAYYALSLCFVVALIAVVFSKPITLNAPPPDAH, encoded by the coding sequence ATGACCACCGCATTCTCCGGCGACCCCGCGTCGCAACCGACCAGGCAGCGCGTGTTCGCATTCGCGCTGATGTGCGTCGGCTTCTTCATGGCGACGCTCGACATCCAGATCGTCGCATCGTCGCTGCGCGATATCGGCGGCGGGCTGTCCGCGAGCCAGGATGAACTGTCGTGGGTGCAGACCGCCTACCTGATTGCCGAGATCATCGTGATCCCGATGTCGGGCTGGTTGTCGAAGGTGATGTCGACGCGCTGGCTGTTCGTCGCGTCGGCCGTCGGCTTCACGATCACGAGCATGCTGTGCGGGCTCGCGTGGGACATCAACTCGATGATCCTGTTTCGCGGGCTGCAGGGTGCGCTCGGCGCCGCGATGATCCCGACCGTGTTCACCACCGCGTTCGTGCTGTTTCCCGGCAAGCAGCGGCTGATCGCGTCGACCACCATCGGCGCGCTCGCGTCGCTCGCCCCGGCGATCGGCCCCGTGATCGGCGGCTGGATCACCGACCAATGGTCGTGGCACTGGCTGTTCTACCTGAACCTCGTGCCGGGCATCGCCGTGGCCGCACTCGTGCCGCGCTACGTGCACATCGACGAACCCGATCTCAGCCTCATCAAGCGCGGCGACTATCTCGGCATCGTGCTGATGTCGGGCTTCCTCGGCTGCCTCGAATACGTGCTGGAGGAAGGCCCGCGCAAGAACTGGTTCGGCGACGACGCGATCGTCATCTGTGCGTGGATCTCCGGTATCTGCGGCTTCCTGTTCATCGTGCATGCGCTGACCGCCGAAGACCCGATCGTCGATCTGCGCGCGCTCGCCGTGCGCAACTTCGGGATCGGCAGCCTGCTGTCGTTCGTGACCGGCGTCGGGATCTTCGTGACCGTGTTCCTGACGCCGCTGTTCCTCGCACAGGTGCGCGCGCTCAACTCGCTGCAGATCGGCATCGCGCTGCTGTCGGTCGGCGTGTTCCAGCTCGTCGCGCTGTGCGCGTATGCGTTCGCCGCACGCTACGTCAGCATGCGCGCGTTGCTCGTGTTCGGGCTGATCTGCTTCGGCCTCGGCTGCTACCTGTACACGCCGATCACGCACGACTGGGGCTGGCGCGAACTGCTGCTGCCGCAGGCACTGCGCGGGATCGGCCAGCAGTTCAGCATCCCGCCGATCGTGACGATGGCGCTCGGCTCGCTGCCGCAGTCGCGGCTGAAATCGGCGAGCGGCCTGTTCAACCTGATGCGCAATCTCGGCGGTGCGATCGGCATCGCGGTGAGCGCGACGATGCTCAACGACCGGCTGAACTTCCACTACCTGCGCCTGAACGAGCACGTGAGCGCCGGCGAGCCGCAGGTCGCATCGCTGCTCGATCACCAGGCCGCGTACTGGACGTCCGTCGCCGGCAATACGCTGAATACCGCGCAGGCCGGGCTCGCGAACCTGCATCGCCTGATCTACCGCGAAGCGCTGACGCTGACCTACGCGGATGCGTACTACGCGCTGTCGCTGTGCTTCGTCGTCGCGCTGATTGCCGTCGTGTTTTCCAAACCCATTACGTTGAACGCGCCGCCGCCGGACGCGCACTGA
- a CDS encoding aconitase X, giving the protein MLQLSDRDDAMLRGDFGDGVARAMRIVARTAEVMSAPHLIDITSAHIDGCLYHGQTSLDFVEYFVDTGAKVAVPTTLNVGSLDLIHPELYHGDRTIQRDAQRLMDAHLQLGCESSFTCAPYQLKNRPARGEQIAWAESNAIVFANSVLGARTSRYGDFLDLAAAITGRAPYAGLHVEANRVARIVFNAPDFSRLPSRDIYFAALGLLIGKIAGAVVPAIVGLPADTTEDELKALGAAAASSGAVALFHAVGVTPEAPTLDAALHGHAAQRTVDVAMADLDEIRRTLNHGADGDALVAVALGTPHFSLAEFRTLDALLDAFDGKPACDFYVNTSRFILWELEECGLASKFAARGIQIVVDTCTYITPVMKQLSGLVMTNSGKWASYAPANIGVTVAYGSMRECVRSAYEGKVRFDG; this is encoded by the coding sequence ATGCTGCAGTTGAGTGACCGCGACGACGCCATGTTGCGCGGGGATTTCGGCGACGGCGTCGCGCGCGCGATGCGGATCGTCGCGCGCACGGCGGAAGTGATGTCCGCGCCGCACCTGATCGACATTACGTCGGCGCATATCGACGGCTGTCTTTACCACGGCCAGACCAGTCTCGATTTCGTCGAGTATTTCGTCGACACGGGTGCGAAGGTCGCGGTGCCGACCACGTTGAACGTCGGGTCGCTCGACCTGATCCATCCCGAGCTGTACCACGGCGACCGCACGATCCAGCGCGATGCGCAGCGCCTGATGGACGCGCATCTGCAACTCGGCTGCGAATCGAGTTTTACCTGCGCGCCGTATCAGTTGAAAAACCGTCCGGCAAGGGGCGAGCAGATCGCGTGGGCCGAATCCAATGCGATCGTGTTCGCGAACTCGGTGCTCGGCGCGCGCACGAGCCGGTATGGCGATTTTCTCGATCTGGCCGCCGCGATCACCGGGCGCGCGCCGTATGCGGGGCTGCATGTCGAAGCGAACCGCGTCGCGCGGATCGTGTTCAACGCGCCGGACTTCAGCCGCCTGCCGTCGCGCGATATCTATTTCGCCGCGCTCGGGTTGCTGATCGGCAAGATCGCGGGCGCGGTCGTGCCGGCGATCGTCGGGCTGCCGGCGGACACCACTGAAGACGAACTCAAGGCGCTGGGCGCGGCCGCCGCATCGAGCGGGGCCGTCGCGCTGTTCCATGCGGTCGGCGTGACGCCCGAGGCGCCGACGCTCGACGCTGCATTGCACGGGCACGCGGCGCAACGGACGGTCGACGTCGCGATGGCCGATCTCGACGAGATTCGCCGCACGCTGAACCACGGCGCGGACGGCGACGCGCTCGTCGCGGTGGCGCTCGGCACGCCGCATTTCTCGCTGGCTGAATTCCGCACGCTCGACGCGTTGCTCGACGCATTCGACGGCAAGCCGGCGTGCGATTTCTACGTGAACACGAGCCGGTTCATTTTGTGGGAGCTGGAAGAATGCGGCCTGGCGAGCAAGTTCGCCGCGCGCGGCATCCAGATCGTGGTCGACACCTGCACGTACATCACGCCCGTGATGAAGCAACTGTCGGGGCTGGTGATGACCAACTCGGGGAAATGGGCGTCGTATGCGCCGGCGAACATTGGCGTCACGGTGGCGTACGGCAGCATGCGCGAATGCGTGCGGTCGGCATACGAAGGAAAGGTGCGATTCGATGGCTGA
- a CDS encoding MarR family winged helix-turn-helix transcriptional regulator gives MDDTHIANACNCLALRQATRFVTQLYERHLAPVGVTPAQFSIMAMLTRRPGTLMSELADCLVMDRTTLLRALKPLQRDGFVATAASEHDTRAHALSLTKLGERTFAQAKVAWQAAQDEFETQFGQGRAKALRDELFSLTAQR, from the coding sequence ATGGACGACACTCACATTGCCAATGCATGCAATTGCCTCGCGCTTCGACAGGCGACGCGATTCGTCACGCAACTTTACGAACGCCATCTGGCCCCGGTCGGCGTCACGCCCGCGCAGTTCTCGATCATGGCGATGCTGACGCGCCGGCCCGGCACGCTGATGAGCGAACTCGCCGATTGCCTCGTGATGGACCGCACGACGCTGCTGCGCGCGCTGAAGCCGCTGCAGCGGGACGGTTTCGTCGCGACGGCCGCGTCCGAGCACGATACGCGCGCGCATGCGCTGAGCCTCACGAAACTCGGCGAGCGCACGTTCGCGCAGGCGAAAGTCGCGTGGCAGGCCGCACAGGACGAATTCGAGACGCAGTTCGGCCAGGGGCGCGCGAAGGCGTTGCGCGATGAACTGTTCAGCCTCACCGCGCAACGTTAG